One Paraburkholderia aromaticivorans genomic region harbors:
- a CDS encoding DUF4390 domain-containing protein, protein MTIKRFFPLRLAAVLWIALAVWLAAPGVAHADSIAVQRASLQSDNTGWNLDARFDFDLNSNLEDAVNKGIPLYFTTDFELSRPRWYWFDEQPVSVSQSIRLSFQPLTREYRVSSVSSGGLQLGFTTLKDALAVIKHITSWHVIERNEVRVGETYNASVRMQLDIALMPKPFQIDAVNNRDWNLTSEWKRFTFTVTERAK, encoded by the coding sequence GTGACCATCAAACGCTTCTTCCCGCTTCGGCTCGCTGCCGTGCTCTGGATCGCGCTGGCCGTATGGCTGGCGGCGCCGGGCGTGGCGCACGCTGACTCGATCGCGGTGCAGCGGGCGTCGCTGCAATCCGACAACACGGGCTGGAATCTCGACGCGCGTTTCGACTTCGATCTGAACAGCAACCTCGAAGACGCGGTCAATAAAGGCATTCCGCTTTATTTCACGACCGACTTCGAACTGAGCCGGCCGCGCTGGTACTGGTTCGACGAGCAGCCGGTGAGCGTGTCGCAAAGCATTCGCCTGTCGTTCCAGCCACTCACGCGCGAGTACCGCGTGTCGAGTGTGTCGTCCGGCGGTTTGCAACTCGGCTTCACCACGCTCAAGGATGCGCTCGCGGTGATCAAGCACATCACATCGTGGCACGTGATCGAACGGAATGAAGTGCGTGTCGGCGAGACCTATAACGCGTCGGTGCGGATGCAACTCGACATCGCACTGATGCCCAAACCGTTTCAGATCGACGCGGTGAACAACCGCGACTGGAATCTCACTTCCGAATGGAAGCGCTTTACCTTCACGGTGACCGAACGTGCTAAATAA
- a CDS encoding HpcH/HpaI aldolase family protein produces the protein MSTFTNPLKSRLNETDPLFGLWLSLGSDAAAEALAHAGYDWLLIDMEHSPNDSGDVASQLRAIAAAHLPSEPVVRVPSSEAWLVKRVLDAGARTLMFPNIESADEAARAVRLTQYPTAGALDGERGVAGAVRAAGYGMRRDYVQTANAQIATIVQIESARGLQEVEKIAATPGVDCLFVGPADLAASLGHLGDSKHADVQAAMARIVSAADKAGIAAGIFAMDVASAKQHRDAGFRFIALAADVMWMLRATRQALQEVRS, from the coding sequence ATGAGCACCTTCACCAATCCTCTCAAGTCACGCCTTAACGAAACCGATCCGCTGTTCGGACTATGGCTCTCGCTCGGCAGCGATGCCGCCGCCGAAGCGCTCGCGCACGCCGGTTACGACTGGCTGCTGATCGACATGGAGCACTCGCCCAACGATAGCGGCGACGTCGCCTCGCAATTGCGCGCGATCGCCGCCGCGCATCTGCCGAGCGAGCCGGTGGTGCGCGTGCCGTCCAGCGAGGCGTGGCTCGTCAAGCGCGTGCTGGATGCCGGCGCGCGCACGCTGATGTTCCCGAATATCGAGTCCGCGGACGAGGCGGCGCGCGCCGTGCGTCTCACGCAATATCCCACCGCCGGCGCGCTCGACGGTGAGCGCGGCGTCGCCGGCGCGGTGCGCGCCGCGGGCTACGGCATGCGGCGCGACTATGTGCAGACGGCCAACGCGCAGATCGCGACCATCGTGCAGATCGAGTCGGCGCGTGGCTTGCAGGAGGTGGAAAAGATCGCGGCGACGCCGGGCGTCGATTGCCTGTTCGTCGGGCCGGCCGATCTCGCCGCGAGCCTCGGGCATCTCGGCGATTCGAAGCATGCCGACGTGCAGGCCGCGATGGCGCGCATCGTCAGCGCCGCGGACAAGGCGGGCATTGCCGCCGGTATTTTTGCCATGGACGTCGCGAGCGCCAAGCAGCATCGCGATGCCGGTTTTCGATTCATCGCTCTGGCCGCCGACGTCATGTGGATGTTGCGCGCGACTCGCCAGGCGCTGCAGGAGGTGAGGTCATGA
- a CDS encoding tetratricopeptide repeat protein, with product MKGMVQCVVVRLAVTAALMANVAAYAQDSRVAKSNDPETQTAVADYNAGNLAAALVEFRKAAERGSRLAEFNYAMMLLNGEGTSANVDEGKKWLRKAADANMSHAQYVYGKMYDDGEFVGRDPVEAHRWFLKAAQQGHVQAELALANQFLDGRGTERDNKQAFVWYKKAAEGGDMTAQYVAGSFYERGGDGVEKNLNVARAYYAAAAAQGDPAARLKYQQLSAQLRDQKEVKPQ from the coding sequence ATGAAGGGGATGGTGCAGTGCGTCGTGGTGCGTCTGGCAGTCACAGCGGCATTGATGGCGAATGTGGCGGCATATGCGCAAGACAGCCGGGTCGCGAAGTCGAACGATCCGGAGACGCAAACCGCGGTCGCCGACTACAACGCCGGCAATCTGGCCGCGGCGCTTGTCGAGTTCCGCAAGGCTGCCGAGCGCGGCAGCCGGCTCGCCGAGTTCAACTACGCGATGATGCTGCTCAACGGCGAAGGCACGTCGGCCAATGTCGATGAAGGCAAGAAGTGGCTGCGCAAAGCCGCCGACGCCAACATGTCGCACGCGCAATACGTGTACGGCAAGATGTACGACGATGGCGAGTTCGTCGGGCGCGACCCGGTCGAGGCGCACCGCTGGTTCCTGAAGGCGGCGCAGCAAGGTCACGTGCAGGCGGAGTTGGCGCTGGCCAATCAGTTCCTCGATGGACGCGGCACCGAGCGCGACAACAAGCAGGCGTTCGTCTGGTACAAGAAGGCGGCTGAGGGCGGCGACATGACCGCGCAATACGTGGCCGGCTCGTTCTACGAACGCGGCGGCGACGGCGTGGAGAAGAATCTCAATGTGGCGCGCGCCTATTACGCGGCTGCGGCGGCGCAGGGCGATCCGGCGGCGCGGCTCAAGTATCAGCAACTCAGTGCGCAGTTGCGGGATCAGAAGGAAGTGAAGCCGCAGTAA
- the rodA gene encoding rod shape-determining protein RodA yields MQFDKRAWLDRIKRMFAGFDRPLALIVFLLLCVGIVTLYSASLDVPGRVEDQLRNIMLTFVLMWALANVPPTTLMRFALPLYTFGIALLVAVALFGLTRKGAKRWINVGVVIQPSEILKIATPLMLAWYYQRREGVMRWYDYLVGLVILAVPVGLIAKQPDLGTAVLVFAAGLFVIYFAGLSFKLIVPVLIACVIAVASIAAFQDKICQPEVQWPLMHDYQKHRICTLLDPTSDPLGKGFHTIQAVIAIGSGGPLGKGWLKGTQAHLEFIPEKHTDFIFAVFSEEFGLAGGIVLLTLYMLLIARGLYIAANGATLFGRLLAGSLTMAFFTYAFVNIGMVSGILPVVGVPLPFMSYGGTALTTLGVAVGLIMNVARQKRLMQS; encoded by the coding sequence ATGCAATTCGACAAGCGCGCCTGGCTCGACCGCATCAAGCGGATGTTCGCGGGCTTCGACCGTCCGCTTGCACTGATCGTGTTTCTGCTGCTGTGCGTCGGCATCGTCACGCTGTACAGCGCGAGTCTGGATGTCCCCGGCCGCGTGGAAGACCAGTTGCGCAACATCATGCTGACGTTCGTGCTGATGTGGGCGCTCGCCAATGTGCCACCCACCACGCTGATGCGTTTCGCGCTCCCGCTCTACACATTCGGGATCGCGTTGCTGGTCGCGGTGGCGCTATTCGGTCTCACGCGCAAGGGCGCGAAGCGCTGGATCAACGTCGGCGTGGTGATCCAGCCGTCGGAGATTCTGAAGATCGCCACGCCGTTGATGCTCGCGTGGTACTACCAGCGACGCGAAGGCGTGATGCGCTGGTACGACTATCTGGTCGGCCTGGTGATTCTCGCGGTGCCGGTCGGCCTGATCGCCAAGCAGCCCGACCTCGGCACGGCCGTGCTGGTGTTCGCGGCCGGCCTCTTCGTGATTTACTTCGCGGGCCTGAGTTTCAAGCTGATCGTGCCGGTGCTGATTGCTTGCGTGATCGCAGTCGCTTCGATCGCGGCCTTTCAGGACAAGATCTGTCAGCCCGAAGTGCAATGGCCGCTGATGCACGACTATCAGAAGCACCGCATCTGCACGCTGCTCGATCCGACTTCCGATCCGCTCGGCAAGGGCTTTCACACGATCCAGGCGGTCATTGCGATCGGCTCGGGTGGTCCGCTCGGCAAAGGCTGGTTGAAGGGCACGCAGGCGCATCTGGAGTTCATCCCCGAGAAACACACTGACTTCATTTTCGCGGTGTTCTCTGAAGAGTTCGGATTGGCGGGCGGTATCGTATTGCTCACGCTGTACATGCTGTTGATCGCGCGCGGCCTCTATATCGCGGCCAATGGCGCGACGCTGTTCGGACGCTTGCTGGCCGGCTCGCTAACCATGGCGTTCTTCACCTACGCTTTCGTGAATATCGGCATGGTGAGCGGCATCTTGCCGGTGGTCGGCGTGCCGCTGCCATTCATGAGTTACGGCGGTACTGCGCTGACCACGTTGGGCGTCGCCGTCGGCCTCATCATGAATGTCGCGCGGCAAAAGCGGTTGATGCAGAGTTAG
- the mrdA gene encoding penicillin-binding protein 2 yields MTEFKDTQQQLSKFRLRVAAAGLFVFVCFGLIGFRFLFLQVWHYSKYSLQADENRISVAPIVPNRGIITDRNGIVLAKNYSAYTLELTPSKLNDSLENVIDNLATVVSIDARDRRRFKKLQEDSKNFESLPIRTRLTDDEVARFTAQRFRFPGVEVRARLFRQYPLGPTAAHVIGYIGRISQRDQDRIDDASDQNDSDPDHYDPRLDANNYKGTDYIGKIGVEQSYETELHGQTGFEEVEVTAGGRPVRTLSRTQATPGNNLVLSLDIGLQQVAEQAFAGRRGALVAIEPSTGDVLAFVSAPSFDPNSFVDGIDQQTWDDLNNSPDHPLLNRPLHGTYPPGSTYKPFMALAALTLHKRTPGWGFQDPGSYTFGGHTFRNDVRSGQGWVDMNRAIVVSNDTYFYMLAHDLGVNNIANFMKPWGFGQITGIDISGEARGILPSTEWKRKAYHKPEQQRWYEGETISLGIGQGYNSFTILQLAHATATLANNGVVMKPHLVRDIENPITKDTRPVVRDPSDKIAVKQSDIDIIKRAMEGVVTNGTASKLFIGAQYLAAGKTGTAQVYSLQGANYKGHAVAEHLRDHALFIAFAPAEQPKIAIALIVENGGWGAESAGPIARKVLDYYLVGKNKPGAQAAAIEAAASATEDASAPEVGGAPPPPQDGVQPVKVAAGFTALPIPGAASAAAAASAAAAAKAASAAAAASAPAVASAPVAASTSTAAKNPASRKSGVPHKPRPASAPAPTAAAPSRDDGIQATSPRQPVSGGIDE; encoded by the coding sequence ATGACCGAATTCAAGGACACTCAGCAACAGCTCTCGAAGTTCCGCCTGCGCGTCGCGGCGGCGGGTCTGTTCGTGTTCGTCTGCTTCGGGCTGATCGGCTTCCGCTTCCTGTTCCTGCAGGTCTGGCACTACAGCAAATACTCGCTGCAGGCCGACGAAAACCGCATCTCAGTCGCGCCGATCGTGCCGAACCGCGGCATCATCACCGATCGCAACGGCATCGTGCTGGCCAAGAACTACTCGGCCTACACGCTCGAACTTACGCCGTCGAAGCTGAACGATTCGCTGGAAAACGTGATCGACAACCTGGCCACGGTTGTCTCGATCGACGCGCGCGACCGCCGCCGCTTCAAGAAACTGCAGGAAGACTCGAAGAACTTCGAGAGCCTGCCGATCCGCACCCGCCTGACCGACGACGAAGTCGCGCGCTTCACCGCGCAGCGCTTCCGTTTTCCCGGCGTGGAAGTGCGCGCGCGCCTGTTCCGCCAATATCCGCTCGGGCCGACCGCGGCACACGTGATCGGCTACATCGGCCGGATTTCGCAGCGCGATCAGGATCGTATCGACGACGCCAGTGATCAGAACGACAGCGATCCGGACCACTACGATCCGCGTCTGGACGCGAACAACTACAAGGGCACCGACTACATCGGCAAGATCGGCGTCGAGCAAAGTTACGAGACCGAGCTGCACGGCCAGACCGGTTTCGAGGAAGTGGAAGTGACCGCCGGCGGCCGTCCGGTGCGCACGTTGTCGCGCACCCAGGCAACGCCTGGCAACAACCTCGTGCTGTCGCTGGATATCGGGTTGCAGCAGGTCGCCGAGCAGGCCTTCGCGGGGCGCCGCGGCGCGCTGGTCGCGATCGAGCCGTCGACGGGCGACGTGCTCGCGTTCGTGTCCGCGCCGAGCTTCGATCCGAATTCATTCGTCGACGGCATCGACCAGCAGACCTGGGACGATCTCAACAACTCGCCCGACCACCCGCTGCTCAACCGGCCGCTGCACGGCACCTATCCGCCGGGCTCGACTTACAAGCCGTTCATGGCGCTCGCCGCGCTGACTTTGCATAAGCGCACGCCGGGCTGGGGCTTCCAGGATCCGGGCTCGTACACCTTCGGCGGCCACACGTTCCGCAACGACGTGCGCTCGGGTCAAGGCTGGGTCGACATGAACCGTGCGATCGTGGTGTCGAACGACACGTATTTCTACATGCTCGCGCACGATCTCGGCGTCAACAACATCGCCAACTTCATGAAGCCGTGGGGCTTCGGCCAGATCACCGGCATCGACATTTCGGGCGAGGCGCGCGGCATCCTGCCGTCCACGGAATGGAAGCGCAAGGCGTACCACAAGCCTGAACAGCAACGGTGGTACGAAGGCGAAACGATCAGTCTCGGCATCGGCCAAGGCTACAACTCGTTCACTATTCTCCAGCTCGCTCACGCCACGGCCACGCTCGCGAACAACGGCGTCGTGATGAAGCCGCACCTGGTGCGCGACATCGAAAATCCGATCACGAAAGACACCCGTCCGGTCGTACGCGATCCGAGCGACAAGATCGCGGTGAAGCAATCGGACATCGACATCATCAAGCGCGCGATGGAAGGCGTCGTAACCAACGGCACGGCGTCGAAACTGTTCATCGGCGCGCAGTACCTGGCGGCCGGCAAGACGGGGACGGCGCAGGTCTACTCGCTGCAGGGCGCGAACTACAAGGGCCACGCGGTCGCCGAACATCTGCGCGACCACGCGCTCTTCATCGCGTTCGCCCCGGCCGAGCAGCCGAAAATCGCCATCGCGTTGATCGTCGAAAATGGCGGCTGGGGTGCGGAATCCGCAGGCCCGATTGCGCGCAAGGTGCTCGATTACTACCTCGTCGGCAAGAACAAGCCGGGTGCGCAGGCCGCAGCCATCGAGGCAGCGGCGTCAGCCACTGAGGATGCGTCCGCGCCGGAAGTCGGTGGCGCACCGCCGCCGCCGCAGGACGGGGTGCAGCCGGTCAAGGTTGCGGCGGGCTTCACGGCCCTGCCGATTCCCGGCGCGGCTTCGGCGGCAGCGGCGGCGTCCGCTGCGGCGGCTGCGAAGGCTGCATCAGCAGCGGCGGCAGCCTCCGCGCCGGCTGTTGCGTCAGCGCCCGTGGCAGCATCGACGTCCACCGCCGCAAAGAATCCCGCGTCGCGTAAATCCGGCGTCCCGCACAAACCCCGTCCGGCCAGCGCGCCGGCGCCGACAGCCGCCGCTCCGTCGCGCGACGACGGCATTCAGGCCACATCGCCACGCCAGCCGGTTTCCGGCGGCATCGACGAGTAA
- the queE gene encoding 7-carboxy-7-deazaguanine synthase, with translation MTYAVKEIFYTLQGEGANAGRPAVFCRFAGCNLWSGREEDRAEAVCRFCDTDFVGTDGENGGKYRTADDLVQMIASQWPEGEGERFVVCTGGEPMLQIDSPLVDALHAAGFEIAIETNGSLPVLETIDWICVSPKADAPLVVTKGNELKVVIPQDNQRLSEYAKLDFEYFLVQPMDGPSRDINTKLAIDWCKRHPQWRLSMQTHKYLNIP, from the coding sequence ATGACTTACGCGGTCAAGGAAATCTTCTACACGTTGCAGGGCGAGGGCGCGAATGCCGGGCGTCCGGCTGTCTTCTGCCGGTTCGCCGGCTGCAACCTGTGGTCGGGCCGCGAAGAAGATCGTGCCGAGGCGGTGTGCCGCTTCTGCGATACCGATTTCGTCGGCACCGACGGCGAAAACGGCGGCAAGTACCGCACGGCTGACGACCTGGTGCAGATGATCGCGTCGCAATGGCCGGAAGGCGAGGGCGAGCGTTTCGTGGTGTGCACGGGCGGCGAGCCGATGCTGCAGATCGACTCGCCGCTGGTCGACGCGCTGCATGCCGCCGGCTTCGAAATCGCTATCGAAACCAACGGCTCGCTGCCGGTGCTCGAAACGATCGATTGGATCTGCGTGAGCCCGAAGGCCGACGCGCCGCTCGTCGTGACCAAGGGCAACGAATTGAAGGTTGTGATTCCGCAGGACAACCAGCGTTTGTCCGAGTATGCGAAGCTCGACTTCGAGTATTTCCTCGTCCAGCCCATGGACGGTCCGTCGCGCGACATCAACACGAAGCTCGCGATCGACTGGTGCAAACGCCATCCGCAATGGCGCCTGTCGATGCAGACCCACAAGTATCTGAACATTCCCTGA
- the esaR gene encoding response regulator transcription factor EsaR — MATILVVDDEMGIRELLSEILSDEGHVVEAAENAQEAREFRLRQAPDLVLLDIWMPDTDGVTLLKEWAAQGQLTMPVIMMSGHATIDTAVEATKIGALNFLEKPIALQKLLKAVEQGLARGTAAGAPGGAAAKPVLPVSASAVASAAALPMLSTDGMGSGALAAQTASISFDIPLRDARDAFERAYFEYHLARENGSMTRVAEKTGLERTHLYRKLKQLGVDLGKNKGE; from the coding sequence ATGGCAACCATCCTGGTGGTAGATGATGAAATGGGCATCCGGGAATTGCTCTCGGAGATCCTGAGCGACGAAGGGCATGTCGTGGAGGCCGCGGAAAACGCGCAGGAAGCGCGCGAGTTCCGTTTGCGCCAGGCGCCCGACCTGGTGCTGCTCGACATCTGGATGCCCGACACCGACGGCGTGACCTTGCTCAAGGAGTGGGCCGCGCAAGGGCAACTGACCATGCCGGTGATCATGATGTCCGGTCACGCAACCATCGACACGGCGGTTGAAGCAACCAAGATCGGCGCACTCAATTTCCTCGAGAAGCCGATTGCGCTGCAGAAGCTGCTGAAGGCCGTCGAACAGGGTCTCGCGCGTGGCACGGCAGCGGGTGCGCCCGGCGGCGCGGCGGCCAAGCCGGTATTGCCGGTGAGTGCTTCGGCCGTGGCTTCGGCGGCGGCATTGCCGATGCTCTCGACCGACGGCATGGGCAGCGGCGCGCTGGCTGCGCAAACGGCCTCGATCTCGTTCGATATTCCGCTGCGTGACGCGCGCGACGCGTTCGAGCGCGCGTACTTCGAATATCACCTCGCGCGTGAGAACGGCAGCATGACGCGCGTGGCGGAGAAAACCGGGCTGGAGCGCACGCACTTGTACCGCAAGCTTAAACAGCTCGGCGTCGATCTCGGCAAAAACAAAGGTGAGTGA
- the queD gene encoding 6-carboxytetrahydropterin synthase QueD yields the protein MTITRKLEFDAGHRIPDHRSQCRNLHGHRYVLEITLQGDLVDTEGAPDRGMVMDFADVKSLAVEHLVDKWDHAFLVYEGDTQVRGFLETMAGHKTVVLDRIPTVENLAAVAFDILANVYDAHYGVNLRLHKLRLYETPNCWADVVRD from the coding sequence CTGACGATTACACGAAAACTCGAATTCGACGCGGGTCACCGCATTCCCGATCACCGCAGCCAGTGCCGTAATCTGCACGGTCATCGCTATGTGCTCGAAATCACGCTGCAAGGCGATCTGGTCGACACCGAAGGCGCGCCCGATCGCGGCATGGTGATGGACTTCGCCGACGTGAAGTCGCTCGCCGTCGAGCATCTGGTCGACAAGTGGGACCATGCGTTTCTCGTCTATGAAGGCGACACGCAGGTGCGCGGTTTCCTGGAAACGATGGCTGGCCACAAGACGGTCGTGCTCGATCGCATTCCTACCGTCGAAAATCTTGCCGCCGTCGCGTTCGACATTCTCGCGAACGTCTACGACGCGCACTACGGCGTGAATCTGCGTCTGCACAAGCTGCGTCTGTACGAGACGCCGAATTGCTGGGCCGACGTGGTCCGCGACTAA
- the queC gene encoding 7-cyano-7-deazaguanine synthase QueC gives MIRKDAKRSALVLFSGGQDSATCLAWALERYETVETLGFDYGQRHRVELECREGFRSAVARAFPAWAERLGDDHMIDLSVLGAISDTAMTREIEIEATANGLPNTFVPGRNLMFMTIAAAIAYRRGLQVLVGGMCETDFSGYPDCRDDTMKALQVALNLGMDTRFLLETPLMWLDKADTWRLAHELGGDELVELVRVETHTCYVGERAELHAWGFGCGECPACRLRKRGYEAYLSGEKVTEPV, from the coding sequence GTGATCCGCAAAGACGCTAAACGTAGCGCTCTGGTGCTGTTTTCCGGCGGCCAGGATTCCGCCACATGCCTCGCCTGGGCGCTCGAACGTTATGAAACGGTCGAGACGCTGGGCTTCGATTACGGTCAGCGGCACCGCGTCGAACTGGAATGCCGCGAGGGGTTTCGCAGTGCCGTCGCGCGCGCATTCCCCGCCTGGGCCGAACGCCTCGGCGACGATCATATGATCGATCTGTCGGTGCTCGGCGCGATCAGCGATACCGCCATGACACGCGAGATCGAGATCGAAGCCACGGCCAACGGTTTGCCGAACACGTTCGTGCCGGGCCGCAATCTGATGTTCATGACCATCGCGGCGGCGATTGCCTATCGACGTGGTTTGCAGGTGCTGGTCGGCGGCATGTGCGAGACGGATTTCTCGGGCTACCCCGATTGCCGCGACGACACGATGAAGGCGTTGCAGGTCGCGCTGAACCTCGGCATGGACACGCGCTTCCTGCTCGAAACGCCGCTGATGTGGCTCGACAAGGCCGACACGTGGCGCCTCGCACACGAGCTCGGCGGCGATGAACTGGTCGAGCTGGTGCGCGTCGAAACGCATACGTGCTATGTCGGCGAACGCGCCGAATTGCATGCATGGGGCTTCGGTTGCGGCGAATGCCCGGCGTGCCGCTTGCGCAAGCGCGGCTACGAAGCGTATCTGTCGGGTGAGAAGGTCACCGAGCCGGTCTGA
- a CDS encoding sensor histidine kinase → MLNKVRSATSVSSIVVRVLVSTVAVTAVLLLVLLAAASANTEFFDRYYQWLYAANLVVAMIFLLVVATLVIIIIARLRKGKFGTRLLAKLAFFMALVGVVPGGIIYVVSYQFVSRSIESWFDVNVETALTSGLNLGRGMLDASLSDLQTKGRLMSEQLASADAAGTTLTLLRLRDQFGVQDATIVEPTRSMSGATPDMHVVAQASGNYATLVPNDLPTPLMIEQARGRGYAAIEGEVDGDSHAHGSKGALRLRVVQRIPDSNASLLQPTERFLQLTQAVSPTLARNADAVQRAYREYQEKALGRTGLRKMYIGTLTLALFLATFIAMMLALALGNQLARPLFLLAQGTKEITEGDYTPKREIKSRDELGFLTQSFNAMTRQLSEARAAVENNRIALEHSKAYLESILANLTAGVFVFDRQFRLTTANRGAERIFRQPFQAVMGSALDQIGVLSEFGGMVRKAFADREAASGDGHDDRGHWQQQFSVQVPGETEPLTLLVRGARLVSATDRDAEDMQTSGYVVVFDDISDVISAQRSIAWGEVARRLAHEIKNPLTPIQLSAERLQMKLADKLSPSDADVLKRGATTIVNQVAAMKQMVDNFRDYARTPPAVLAHLQLNDLVSEVLTLYGIEEGKGAIQVELAALPAIRGDATQLRQVIHNLLQNAQDAVADLEHPRVLLETRTVEYGDPDAEGKVHVAVRLTVSDNGAGFPARILTRAFEPYVTTKAKGTGLGLAMVKKIVDEHGARIDIRNRLKAGDVIEGAQISILFLQLADDGAAPGMGPRSAHGSASQGKTKATVQTRAA, encoded by the coding sequence GTGCTAAATAAAGTGCGCTCCGCTACCAGTGTCAGCAGCATCGTCGTGCGCGTGCTGGTGTCGACGGTCGCCGTCACGGCCGTGCTGCTGCTCGTGCTGCTGGCCGCCGCCAGCGCGAATACCGAATTCTTCGACCGCTATTACCAGTGGCTCTACGCCGCCAACCTGGTGGTCGCGATGATCTTTTTGCTGGTGGTGGCGACGCTCGTCATCATCATCATCGCGCGGCTGAGAAAGGGTAAGTTCGGCACGCGGCTATTGGCGAAACTTGCGTTCTTCATGGCGCTGGTCGGCGTGGTGCCGGGCGGCATCATCTACGTCGTGTCGTATCAGTTCGTATCGCGCAGTATCGAGTCGTGGTTCGATGTGAATGTGGAAACAGCGCTCACGTCCGGTTTGAATCTCGGGCGCGGAATGCTCGACGCGTCGCTGTCCGATCTGCAGACCAAGGGCCGTTTGATGTCGGAACAGTTGGCGAGCGCGGACGCCGCCGGCACCACGCTCACGCTGCTGCGCTTGCGCGATCAGTTCGGCGTGCAGGATGCGACGATCGTCGAACCTACGCGCAGCATGTCGGGCGCGACGCCGGATATGCACGTGGTCGCGCAGGCTTCCGGCAACTACGCGACGCTCGTGCCGAACGATTTGCCCACGCCGCTGATGATTGAGCAGGCACGCGGCCGAGGCTACGCGGCGATCGAAGGCGAAGTGGACGGCGATTCTCACGCGCATGGCAGCAAGGGCGCGTTGCGGCTGCGCGTGGTGCAACGCATCCCCGATTCGAACGCGTCGTTACTGCAGCCCACCGAACGCTTCCTGCAACTCACGCAGGCGGTGTCGCCCACGCTCGCGCGCAATGCCGACGCGGTGCAGCGCGCCTATCGCGAGTACCAGGAGAAGGCGCTCGGCCGCACGGGTCTGCGCAAGATGTATATCGGCACGCTGACGCTCGCGCTGTTCCTCGCCACCTTTATCGCGATGATGCTGGCGCTCGCGCTCGGCAATCAGCTTGCGCGGCCGCTGTTCCTGTTGGCGCAAGGCACCAAGGAAATCACGGAAGGCGATTACACGCCGAAGCGTGAAATCAAATCGCGCGATGAACTGGGCTTTCTCACGCAGTCGTTCAACGCGATGACGCGGCAGTTGTCCGAAGCGCGCGCGGCCGTCGAGAACAACCGCATTGCGCTCGAACATTCGAAGGCGTATCTGGAAAGCATTCTCGCCAACCTGACCGCGGGCGTGTTCGTGTTCGACCGGCAGTTCAGACTGACCACCGCGAATCGCGGCGCCGAGCGCATTTTCCGTCAGCCGTTCCAGGCCGTGATGGGTTCGGCGCTGGATCAGATCGGCGTGCTGAGCGAATTCGGCGGCATGGTCCGCAAGGCGTTTGCCGATCGCGAAGCCGCGAGCGGCGACGGTCACGACGATCGCGGCCACTGGCAGCAGCAGTTCTCGGTGCAGGTGCCGGGCGAAACCGAGCCGCTCACCTTGCTCGTGCGCGGCGCGCGGCTCGTCTCCGCGACGGACCGCGACGCGGAAGACATGCAGACCTCCGGCTACGTCGTGGTGTTCGACGATATCTCGGACGTGATCTCCGCGCAGCGTTCGATCGCGTGGGGTGAAGTGGCGCGGCGGCTCGCGCACGAGATCAAGAATCCGCTCACGCCGATCCAGCTCTCCGCCGAACGTCTGCAGATGAAGCTCGCCGACAAGCTGTCGCCATCCGATGCGGATGTGTTGAAGCGCGGCGCGACCACCATCGTGAACCAGGTCGCCGCGATGAAGCAGATGGTCGACAACTTCCGCGACTACGCGCGCACACCGCCGGCGGTGCTCGCGCATCTGCAGCTGAACGATCTGGTCAGCGAAGTGCTCACGCTGTACGGTATCGAAGAGGGCAAGGGCGCCATTCAAGTGGAGCTTGCCGCGTTGCCGGCGATTCGCGGCGACGCGACGCAATTGCGTCAGGTGATTCACAACCTGCTGCAGAACGCGCAGGATGCGGTTGCAGACCTCGAGCATCCGCGTGTGTTGCTCGAGACGAGGACAGTAGAATACGGAGACCCCGACGCGGAAGGCAAAGTCCACGTCGCGGTGCGTCTCACCGTGTCGGATAACGGAGCGGGCTTTCCCGCGCGTATCCTCACACGTGCATTCGAACCTTACGTAACGACCAAGGCCAAAGGTACGGGCCTGGGTCTTGCGATGGTCAAGAAGATCGTCGACGAACACGGCGCGCGCATCGACATCCGCAATCGGTTGAAAGCGGGCGATGTCATCGAGGGCGCGCAGATTTCGATCCTCTTCCTTCAACTGGCAGACGATGGCGCGGCACCCGGAATGGGGCCGCGTTCGGCGCACGGCAGTGCGTCGCAGGGAAAGACAAAAGCAACAGTGCAGACAAGGGCAGCGTAA